ATTGGGCAAAGAAAATTTTGACCCGGCTGGATTTAAGGATACTCGCATTTATTTAAGCTTCTAATGATAACAATTTTAAAAAGCGTACTAATACGATTACTTGTACACTTGCTTTTGGACAGTGTCAAGGACTTTATCACGGAACTTTACATTTGTCAAATTCCAATTCCATTAGTGGAAATGTGTTAATCACTAATGAAAAATAAAAATCCGAGGGAGACGAGCGGTTGAAAGCTGTAAAAGCCTTTCAACTCTCTATCCACCTCGGACTCGGACCTTGCTACCTACCTACTCCTTCACCTCCCTTTTTTCTGCTCCGACGAACACCCAGCGCGCAAATCGCACGAGCGCGGGGAAGACATCATTCACACAAACGTTCCACACGAAAATCGGCAACCAGAACGCCACCATGCCCACCCGGTCCCTAAACAGAAAACTCGAGCAGGTATAGTAGCGGGCCTTCGTGTAGTCGTAGCGCCGTCCCTCCGCCCTTTGGAGAAAGACGCCGATGAAGATGTACACCACTACAGCCGCCACCACAACCCAAACTAAGATTTCCATTTCGTTCCCTCCTTGGGAGAACAATTGTGAAAACCACATAGTCAACTGTGCTATGTGTACATTATACTATAAGACTGTGGATTTGTCAAGGCCATAATTTGAAAAAAATTTATCGGATGAGGCTATTTATATATATCTTTCCTATGCCCGATTTTCAAAACAACTATTTTATTCCCGCCCACATCAAAAATTACTCTGTGATTGCCAATCCACCACCGGTAACTTCCTATTATGGGATTTATGAGCTTTTTAGCATTTTTGAGAGGGTTTTTTAAAAATAATTCCAGCTTTAACTTTAATTTTCTCTTCACCACCTTATCCATTCTTTCAATATCCTTAACAGCGGATTTTGTGTAAACAATCTCAAATTTTGAAATCATATCTCCCCAAACACCTCAAGATGGCTTAATACATTGCCCTTTTTATATTCTTCTCTTGCTGTTTTTATGCTCTTAACATACGACTTATTAGATAAAGCCAAAAGATCTTCAAACAAGTCTATGTTTACCAAAGCAGATACTATTTTCCCTTTTTTGGCAACAAGGAGATACTCTTTTTCTGTATTAACAGTGGCAAGAGCGGTTGAAAAATTGTTTCTTAAAACAGTGGCATTTATTACATCCATACTTTCATATTGTACATAACAACCGTACATTGTCAATGGTATAAATTACAGAGGAAAAAACAAAAGCCGAGTAAGTCTTTCCTTGCGGAAAAAACCCACCCGGCTCCCAAGTACCACTTCGGAAGTGGTACT
This sequence is a window from Patescibacteria group bacterium. Protein-coding genes within it:
- a CDS encoding type II toxin-antitoxin system RelE/ParE family toxin; translation: MISKFEIVYTKSAVKDIERMDKVVKRKLKLKLELFLKNPLKNAKKLINPIIGSYRWWIGNHRVIFDVGGNKIVVLKIGHRKDIYK
- a CDS encoding type II toxin-antitoxin system Phd/YefM family antitoxin is translated as MDVINATVLRNNFSTALATVNTEKEYLLVAKKGKIVSALVNIDLFEDLLALSNKSYVKSIKTAREEYKKGNVLSHLEVFGEI